The nucleotide sequence TGACTAGTCAGACATCTTCTTACCAAAATAACCATAATTTTTGTCTCATTTACACGATTGTCCTCCTATAAGAGATCCCACTGTTGACATTAGGGTTCTCCAGCTTCAAGAATTACTTCTCCCCCTTCGGCGGTTCAGTGCGCCATCGTCACCGGCGGCGATCACCGTCATCCTCCGCAACTCCCTCCTCACCATCATCGTCGGCGGCTCACTCGCCGCCATCATCCGTGGAGAATCGAAGGGAAATTGTTCCGGTAATGAATTATGGTTCTTCTCATATAAATCcccaattttttctcaaaattccatttttttttctgcgCACGGATTCGTAGATCTGGGTTGGTCGTGATTTTATCTATCTTTCCTAAAATATTAAGATCGCTTCCCGATTATTGAATCTTTTATTTGTGCAAGTCTGATTCTTGgttgaataataataaacacGGAAACGGAAAGAACTATTTATATTGGCTGAATATGTATGCGAGCGGATGGTTTAATCTTAGTTTTGTTgtgttttagtattttaaatctGATGGTAATGGATTATAATTTGATTCCTGTCCAGCTAAGAAAGTTGTCCTCTTTGCGCGTGTCCCGTTCTCTTCTCCATTTCCAAATTTGAAGCGATTGCTTAGTAAAAAAGTTAAACATTAATCTACCAACATGGAAGTCAAGCTATGGAACGACAAGCGCGAAAGAGAGATGTATGATAACTTTGCCGAACTCTTTGCCATCATCAAGGCCACCGAGAAGCTTGAGAAGGCTTATGTTCGAGACATCATTTCGCCAGCAGAATATGAGCCTGAATGCCAAAAACTGATTGCCCACTTCAAAACATTAGCTTCCACTCTCAAAGATACTGTTCCAAGTATCGAGCGGTTTCATGAGACGTACAAAATGGATTGTCGTGCAGCCCTGAACCGCCTTGTGACATCGGGTGTGCCTGCAACAGTTGAGCACAGGGCTGCTGCGTCGATGTCGGCAACTACTTCAGCTGCCATTGTTGCTGAATGTGTTCAAAATTTCATTACGGCAATGGACTCGCTGAAACTAAATATGGTTGCTGTTGATCAAGTCCACCCATTGCTTTCAGACCTTTATGCTTCGCTCAACAAGCTTACCATTTTACCTCCTGATTTTGAGGGGAAGACAAAGATGATGGAATGGCTTGGCAGGTTGTCGAAGATGGGAGCAGCAGATGAGTTGACAGAGCAGCAGGCTCGGCAGCTTCACTTTGATTTGGACTCATCTTACAACTCTTTTATGGCAGCATTGCCCACTGCAGGGACTTAACTGATTGTGGTAAGCCTGTAAATAAATGAATAGGATGCTGTTTTGTATCCATGTGTCTGGTATGTAGTGCATCATGGGTACTGCAACCGGTGGGACCTTTGTGATTATTTGATAGGGGTTCTCTCGCATTCTGTAACATATTATTATGTTCTATTTGGGTGGCTGGCTTCTTGTGGTATCTTCATTTCCTTATTGTCGTTGGTAATTGTCAACAATCATTTGATGCCATGATTGCTCTTTAATTTGAGTGATTGATTGCACATTTGGTTGGATGTGGAATGTTCTTTAGCcgtttcttttctttaattcactGGTAAAATAAATCTTTTCGCCATTCAGTCTTCACTTGTTTTTTCATAAAGGAAATGGATTCAATTACTTGTTGTCCTGCTTCAGTTTTTATGGTCCTATATTCATGTTGTTTATGCTCTCTATGATGATTGGCACTCTATTGATTTAAACTTATGTTTTACCCATATAATCTGGTTATAGTTCATTATGTGTTCGAACTATATAAAAGTTCATTGCAAGCCTTTTTTCCTTTAACGCTTTTTCCATTCTTATTTGTGATACTtaacaaaataacaatattTAGGGATTTTTTAACATCTGTGATAATCTTTGTGGACTTGATATGCTTGTAAAGTGAACTGTAAATGTTGCGTCTGTAAATGGGCCAGATATCTTTATtccagaaaaaaagaaaagaaaagaaaaaaggtgcATTGGCTTGAGTGGTTGAATTTTATCTTCCAAGTTGCTTACATCTTTACTTTTTCTCAGTGCTGTCTTGTCTCTTGAGTAACTCTTAGTCCTCTTCATTACTATTTTTCTAAAAGACTCTGGTGTCAATTATTTCCAAATGATATCATGACGTTCACTTGTGAGGAAACAACTAATTTATCCGATCGATAACAATCTGCCTGCTTAATGACTTACTACCTTtcaaagagtttttttttttggctaagagCTTTCAAAGCGGTTAATTGGAGTTGTCTTAAATCACTTGATACCCTTTAGAAGGAAATTCATTGTAGTCGGTGTTGTGTGTGAAGGTGGTGAGGTAAATATTAATCATACTCTTATTTGGCTTTGAGTCTCTGTCCTCAATATGCTTGGTGTGATGGGTATTTTCTAAGAGTGTGCTGGATCTTATTTCTTCTAGGTGTGGGGCTTTAGTGGGGAATGAGAAGGAAAAGTACTTGGTCTTTGGCTTCATCATGTTTATTAGGGCTAGCTTGATTGACTATGATGAGGGGATTTTTGCtggaagcaagaacagattttGAAATGAAGAGTAGTTATTGTCTCTTCTGGATATCCTTAAGCCATGTTTAGATTTTTCTGGGGTCCTTTGGGCTAGTGAAATTTTTGCCTAGATATGTTAGGattcttttgttttccttttgtattttgACAAAACCGCACCCCTTTTCTGATTTTATTTCATGTACTTACTAATAAAAATGAGGCAACAGacattaaaaacaaaacaaaacaagaactGAAGAAGCATATCCATGCAGTTTCTAATTGGAGTGTTCTTTGTTGGGAGGATACCTATTTCCTAGTTAGGATGGAGGAGTTATGGTCATTCTTTGTAATGGAGGGGATTTTACCTATAGAGCTTAGTAAGTGAAACATCCTTATTGTTTTTGGTCTGGTGAAAGATCAAGACTTCTGGTGGTTGAAAGATCAAGACTTCTGGTGGTTGATGGGTATTTCCTAAGATTGTGATGGATCTTATGTCTTCAAGGTGGGTGGCTTTACTGGGGAATGAGAAGGGAAAATGCTTGGTCATGTTTATTATGGACTAGTTGGATTGACCATGGTTACCTGGAAAAAAGAACATCTTTCACAAATATGAGTATTAGAGTCTTCTACATATCATCAGCCATGCATTGATTACTGAGATTTTTCATTGGATAGGTTAGGTTTCATCTGTTTTCCTTTTGTATATTTATGATACCCCTTGTCtgctattattttatatatttattcataaCAATGAGATATAGATAAAAAgaccaaaaatgaaaaaaaaaatgaagaagaagaaatatgcaTTTAGTTTCTAATTGGGTGTGCTTTGATGGAAGAATTCCTATTTGGGGTGGAGTTGTAACGATTGTTTTTGGAATGGAGGGATTTTTTGCATGTAGGGCTTGGTAAGTGAAACATGCTTGTTGCATTCGCTCCAGTGAATAGCACGGGCTACTACTGGTTGTGAttgtattttgaatttgatcttTGGTCAACATTGTAGTTAAATAAGATTTGTGACAAAATGGAGTTTGTCACGACTCAATCCCATATAGATTTGTTTCAAATCTTCTGAAAGATCAAAAGTTAACACAAACTATAATTTCTGGGTAAGGGGGTGGTGTTATTGCAAGATTTGTTCAATTTTGTGATATTTGGAAACATCACCGTTGTTCTATAACTTAGTGAACTGTGATATTGGCTCATATGGTGCTTAAAATTGTGACTATTTTAGAACTCTGGTTGTAGGACACAATTAAGGGATAAACCAAGGTCTATTGACAAATCAAGACTTTTGGTGGCTGATTATCAGAGCCTTGATAGTTAAGATGGAGTTATTCTTTTGTGCATTGGTTCAAAttgtgaaaaatatatatatatatatttttttgggccAAAAAAACTAGAAGATTGCATATAAACATCATCTTAGAAAGCTGTGCGCTCCCTTTTAGAAAGGCCGAGATAATTGTGGAGGTGTTGGATTATGAATGCTCATAGGTTCAGATAAGCCCAATGACCAAACCAAAGTCAttgaattgaatttataattattactaGAATATTGACTTGTCAGTTGCGTGGGACGTACATTGTTgtcaagatacaacaataaatttgtttgcAGTAGAAGTGTCTCAGGTGTAGTCTCCGAGAGACTTGCAGAGAAAGAAACCAACTAGCACTCGCGTGGACCTTCCGATGCTTAAATTAGTTTCATGCTCAAAGTGTAGAATGCAGAAAACAAGTAGAATTGTAGTCTGAGCAGAGTTGTGAGCCTACTTTTGTTAGAGGAGaagtctcttatttataggggaGGAGGAGACTGATAGGTGGAGGGAGAGCCAAAATTCTTGGTGGGCATTTTAGGCTTTCTTTTGAATTTGTAAGCGAGGATATCGGAGGTAGGATTGATTTTGTTCTTTACGATCTAGCGTGAATAGTATCTGGAGATTAGGTATTTCGAGTTTGTAGTCTCTTGGAAGGGTCCCTTGTGTGGTTGGGAGAGAGGCTTCCGAATGAGGTCACTGGCTCTCGATCTCGGTCACTCGGACTAGTGTCTCGCGGTCTCAGTCATCTGATGATTTCATGTACCTGTGATTTGTTTTCACTGATTTCTTCTTCCAATAGGCTTTTCTGTCTCTTTCTTTAGGTTTGCACCCACTTTTTTGGACACAACatatataaaagttatttttttttataaaattttatttatttatttcagtttaaaaaaattaaaatatcacacCGAAATTAATAATGTTagtattttaaaactaaaaaataattttgcaatAAACTAACTAATTAACATGGATTTAGTTAGTTCTATAAGTTCTTATTTGAATAAATGGAacttttaccttttatttatttgtgtacaCATCTAGTTTGTTGAACATCTAATAGTATAGAATCCATCTTTTaccaataaatttatttatttccgaGAATTGAATGACTACAGCTTTATCTCTTATTATTATACGTAGATGCATGCAAGCCTGGTAGTATTCTTTAACTTAACTCTATTTTCgtgatttcttgttttgttttacCATTGGTACATGCGTTGCTGTGCTCTGTGATTGGTTGGTTGGCTCTATGTGGGTCTGTTTCATGATGGAGCCACTCAAGGTGTCTTATTATTTGTTTCATGATTTCCTAGTTGTTGTTAAGTTTGGTCCTGGTGGTGGTCTACAGACTACAGATATGATTTTGTCAATGGCTATACTTTTCCAAGTTTTAGTTTGAACGTGTCTCAATGCAGGGGTTCCCTTGCAGGCTTGCATTAGTAGTAGTATGTTTGGACTCTTTAGCCTTCTTCTGGCAACACAAGTAGTGTCTCACCTTGGCATGTGACATCCTCTTTTAGCAAGGTGATGAACCACCTGATTACCCTCCCTGCCCTGATGAGAATATGCAACCCTCTGTAAATCCTTCTTAGTATCATGATGAGAAGTGGTGGTGACAGCAAACTGGTGGTGTTATAATATATTTGGCACATCTGAGACAATATTCATTCAATCTCCTTTCACATTAACATTCTTACTATTCAGAAACATAGCAAGTTTTAACAACCCCCCCGGCGGGTAAAGCTGCAGCCGCAGTGATAAAGTTTGAGGTCTTAAAACTCTTTAGGTCTCCAAACTCTTTAGATTCTAGGTTCAAGTCTTGTTGTGTgtaggttttattttttattttttatttttttttggatgatcTACTATATATGGAGAAAATGATATAATCATGAATTCAAATTCCatagttttcaattttgtaaCAAGGTAAGAATTTTAGAGGTTGTTAATCTTTTGGCCTAATATGCCTGCCGCGTTACAAGAACATATTGCTATTATGGTAGTCACAAGTGATCAGATCTAGTATTTTTGTTCTAAACCAAGTTTTCTTGAATTACCGACTCATCTAGGACTCTGTGACCAACAATGTCAATGGGTTGCATGGGAACGTATACCCaacgaaaatgaaaaataatattttttttaaaaaaattaaaaaataaaattatgtaaataataaaacattgagattttttttgtaaatacgtttttaatataaaaaaatagttattcaattaaattacttacaaatacaaatacattcatgcattaataaaaaaaaaaaaatctcaataacGCAACAATAGATAAACACCCATCAAATTATTCATAAACACaatacatttataaatatattcatccATAactatacatacacacacatttatagatatatgtatatatatgtacgtcACAAACTCACAATTATATATGTTGTCAAAGTACTGCAATCAAAATTTATAAGATGGGATTGTCCAAATCTTGGTGGTACGTGGCGTTTAGCTTTCGGGTCTTAGTCTGTGGAGGTGATTATGGGTATCATGAAGATACTGGTTGCCAGTTTGAACTCGGGAGGGATGAATGCTCCAAGGGGAAGTGCTGCCTTGGGAGGACAGTGGCCTCGAGAGAAAGTGCGGCTCCGTGAGGGGATGGCTCCAAGAGGAAAGTGGCTCTGAAACTTGAGTCTTCTGGGGGGGTCCTGTAAGAACAATTGCAGGCTAGAACACACGTGGGAATTCCTCTCTCACGTATGATTTTTGATGCTTTAAGTTAGTACTAGAAGTAGGAGAATGCTCTGAGTGGACACAGTGGTCCTTACAGGTGAAAAGTTGAGTATGAGTATGTAGTATGTAGGAGGAGTGATGTCAATTTATTGAAGTGCAATCCCATTTTTAGCTGTAGagtggggtatttataggcttggggGCTTGAGAATCTCGCATTTGGTAAATCGTACGGCCAAGAGCGATTTTCTTTGCCTTGCTTAATCAAGAGGAGCCTCTGGCTTCTTTTTTCAAACATACCCTTAATATTtatactcttttcttttttctcgtTTGCCTTTTACGTAGGAGAGCACTTGTTACTTTAATTGTCATCAGTGGCTAGTAATAAGAGTCATGGTGTTAACTTGCCAAAGAGTCACTAGCAGCTCCTCCACTCCAATCCACAACGATCAAGAAGTTAGTAAAAgggaagaaataaaattaaaataaaataggtaTAAGCACCTTTTATTGATGATGTGACACACCATGAGTATATATCATAATTACGTCTTTAGATAATTGTCAAATGCGTAAATTCACTCCTTTaactttcactttttttttttattgtagcatttttatctttatttgattttaattgtACTTCTAAactatttaatataatataaattcatccctcaattttcatcttttttttttttcataacatCCTCAATTTTGTTTGCTCTTAATTGTGCTTCTGAATTATCTAATTTTAGAAcatttaatcaattttgaagTTGGAATTAATATTCATATCTTTCTAATAACTTAAGGTTTATTAGCTCAAGGTTTAGATCGTTCGTATAGTTTATTGTCAATGTTAATGAAAATAGAATTCAAACTTTCgacactatttttattttagtctCGAAGCTTTCCTAACCCAGTCAAATAATACTGCTTTGCTTCTGCTCCATCTTCCAACAAATATAACAATGGCAATGAAGATGTAGTGATTCAATTGGGAATTGAGTTGAGGATTTGCCTaattcttttagttttggtggtGTCATCGAGAGACTTcatttgagaagaagaaaaatgaaattgaggAATTGAATTTacctctcttttttattttaaattttttaatacaaatgaAATCCACATTATCAATGCTAATACCCCCATCACTCTCTGCCAAGCGAGTGCACATCAAGCGTTGTAAGCCACGCTAGTTAAGTGTTCAAATGACGTTAAATTGGCTAGTTCAGATATGTAATTGAGATCAAATAAAGTTGATGGTactacaattaaaaaaatatgaaagttgaGGGATGAATTTACACCATATTAGCTGGTTTAATGATATAATTAGCTGGTTTATCAAGCAAAGTTGATGAAGCTTTAATAAAAACATGTAAAAATTGAGGGATGAATTTATACATTTGGCCTTACACAATAGTCTATTTTAAAGTAATGTGACGTTAATCTAAAACTTAATAAGCTACTATAATAAAAGAAAGGGTACACTTTCATCCTCTTTCCATTATTAACATGACCTAATCCTCACCAACAAACTCACTATATATTCTGTCGAAATTCTAGCTAGAAAAATGTCGAACTAGAGCCTTCATTTGCCACCTGGTCCAACCAAATGAGTAGATTCTCAATAATGCCAACGAAtgctattttcattttcttcacaTCCATCCAATTTCCCCTTTAAAATGCCAATGAATATGTAACCACTAACTTTTATGTAATTGCCTTATTTGTCAAGACTCAATTGACATATGCTATTTTCGGAACTGTTTCGGAGCATTCGGGGCCTCAATGTCGCCAGTGTCCTCCAAATCGATCGAGTTCCGAAACGCCGAAGTCTTCGCCGGCGTGCTATATGCGAAATGCCATTGTTTAGCAATCAGAGTCTGCAAATTCACAGGAAGACGACGATGAACAGTCATAACTAATTAATCAGCAATTGAACAAGCCCAGAAGTGAATAGGAGAGCAAAATCTTCCAATTTCACGAAGATGGAAACTTACTGCTTCTCTGATTGTCTTCGATACGTGAAAAAGCTGCTTCAAATCGTCATGATCAACGCCACAGAGAACTCTAATCTGCAAAACCAAACCCCAAATGTACGGGCATTGATACAGCTCGATATTTTCCGATTTTTCCGTCGAACCAAACATGAGAAATGTATCTATCGCCCAAAAAAcagattagagagagagagatgaaccTGGCATGGAGAGATGATTGGATGCCGAGAAATGGGTGATTGGATTGATGGTTGTTCTGAAGAAGGAAACAATTAAAGAACCACCGTTTTCCAATCCAAAGAGGAATCTCCAAAACGCCAAAGATGAGATGAGTTCTTTaggaaattttaattttgaaaaagattttgatACGAAAGAGAAAATTCTAGGTGAGATGATCCCCGAATGTTCCGGAATATAGAACGAGGGAAAACTAGCCGTTAGATATTTGTTGACACGTGGCGAGAGGCTACGAGTCCAAGGAGAAAACATGATGGAAATGGTTCGTGATGACGTGGTCAGTTTGGTCGGTCGCTGAACCTCTCAATCTCCGAAAACTGATTCAGTAACACGTGGCGATGAGCACCGGGAAGCCCTTGTTGCCTGACACGTGTGGCTTGGCGGACACTGGCAGTTACGGAAAGTATCTTCTTACAGATGGACTGACagcaaaattttcataaaatggaaaggtcaaaaaaagaaaaagacactCATATGATTTTGCAGGTTAAAATAGTAATGAGAAAAGCTAAAAACactttaatgataatttttagtAGATGTTGGctcaatttttagtttattaGCTCAACAACATCAAACCTAGCCTCCAGCTACTGGGGagttaaaaacataaaacaagaaagaacaaGGGGGAAGGAAAATGCAAGATTCTTCATCTGATACCAGATGTTCAGTACGCAAGGGGTAAGGAAACTGCAATCTGCATTGGATGTggccatgcatatatatactttCCTCAATGACATGCTATCATACACAAGCTAATTTAGGGAGAACACAGCATTGAAACAGAAGTGATTTTAAAACAATGGCCTCAAACTCCCATCTGCAAAGAAAATTAAGGTCTAATCGCGTATATTGAGATTATACACTGGTCTAAAGATTTTTAGTTGAGAGAATGGTTGTCCGTACAGGTCAAGAACTAAAATATGAGATGACTAAATTTAAAGAGAACAGGTACCATGACTTTGCGTTGATTAATTGTGGCACAGTCTCATCACATCCCTCCACACGGAGCCATTCATCGGTTGCTAGTGCACGTCTGTTTGTCTGATAGCCAGAAAGCAGATTTTTCTcagcaaaaacaaagaaagcatCAACAAGCCAAATTACTAATAGCAAACATAAATACAACTCAATAAAAAAGTTAAACCATTAGACAAGTCGATTGGTACTGAGGAAATGCACCTGGCCAATTTGCTTCATAAAGTCCATTACAACTGGACGAGTCCCAATGCCAGTTGACCAGACAACCATTCCATATGGCATGGAAGAGATTTCTCCACTTCTTTCTTTGGTGGAAATTTCTTTATCAGACACCTTTACAACCATTGACCCTGTCTTCACATCAATGCCATTCCTTTGGAATTTTTCTTCTGCGAAAGCTGTAATTCTTTTGTCAAACCTGAAGACCAACAAGTTCAGCAGTTTAAGAACAAGGAATATAAGAATAGAATATTGGCAATACCCACAAATGAAATTACACATTTTAACTCTAGTAGGGAAAGGGGAATTGGAATCTGCACATAGATTATTAAATGAATGCAGGCAGCCACATGAATGCAATGGATATTTGTGCTCATAAATTTAGAGCCATGTTTGTATATGGTCTAAAGAAATGGATCCATATCATCTGAAAGAACAAATTATTTGCCATTAATCTTTCAGGGTATTTGGAAACTGTAGGCAAACTTTAGTCCAAAACTAACGTCATCATCTTACAAATTTTACCTTTAATCTTTCAGGGTGTTTGCAAATGTTAAATCCATTTATGACTTCAGAAAAATATCTCTACAGTCTTTATTCCCAAATAATTCTGGAGCagaaaaattcacaaaaaaaatccTTAACATGTTCAGAATATGATCTCCAGCCTCAAGCAGTGTTATTTTCACCAAATCTTTGACCTTAGGGTATAATTTTACTATATCTTCATTAACAAAATCGTGAAGTTCTGCAGCAAATTCAACGCCAGTTGGGCCTCCACCAACAATGACAAACTGAAGAATTTTCTTCCTATCTTCATCATTAAGGGTAGGTAAGCTGGCCCATTCAAAACAGTCGATGAAAGACCTGCTGATCTTCTGGGCATCTTCAACTTCCTGCAAGATGTACACTCTTCCAGAAACATTAGCAGTAACTTACATACATTATGAACTGAGTTGGTTTGGAACACCAAAATACCAAATAAAATCATTCCATTCACTGTTTAGTTCATAAACTACATCAGCATCATCCTACATTAAGGCAACATCTATTTCAAGGCATGTATGTAGACAAAGTATGCCAAATTGATAGTTCTTCTAGGAGTCCTCCTGACATTGTGAAGTAATAACTTTGTCCTGTCTTCAAGTATATTCTAAAATGCTACAGGAGAAGGGGCGGTACTTTACTAGGAAATTTCCAAGTTACAAGGTAATAAAATCTCCAAAGAATTTACCTTCAAGAAATGGCAGTTCTCCACAACACCAGGAGTATTGAACGTATTAGCACGTGCTCCCATGGCTATAACAAGGCAATCATAGTCAACAACAAATTCCTCATCCCCGTTCAAATTCGTACCTTGATTTGATCGGCAATAAACCTTTTTATTTTGGGCatcaatttttatatattcagCCTCCGTGTAACGAATATCCACCTCTTTTTGCAAGATGAATAATGGAGAGGACTCATTAGTTACAAATTCTAATTGAACATAACCACCTAGGTGTCAAAGTGTTAATTATGCTAGAAAAGTGATTTGACCAAAGACCATAAGCACAAAAAGGTGCTTCCCCAGAAATAGGAATGAGTTCATCTCTAGGGCCTAAACACCTAATGCAGAACTCAAACCAAAGAAACAAGAATAATCCCAATTACTTGAAAGCATCAGCAATATTCAATATTCTTCACCAAAGTTTGTCCTTCAATACttcactaaaaattatttatagacaactaATAGATAAAAACATATCCTAATTAGGATTCCTTGATATattctaattaataattataaaagtaatcccaatctaattaggattctaggaaaataaaaaaattaaaagaaactagaaaagaaattaaaataaaaaaactaataaaacagTATTAATTTCTACTTTTATGGCCTAAGATATTGTTTTCCTAAATATTTCTTTCTACATCTTCATCATTCTCTCCCAGTTGTA is from Diospyros lotus cultivar Yz01 chromosome 2, ASM1463336v1, whole genome shotgun sequence and encodes:
- the LOC127793760 gene encoding vacuolar protein sorting-associated protein 28 homolog 1 produces the protein MEVKLWNDKREREMYDNFAELFAIIKATEKLEKAYVRDIISPAEYEPECQKLIAHFKTLASTLKDTVPSIERFHETYKMDCRAALNRLVTSGVPATVEHRAAASMSATTSAAIVAECVQNFITAMDSLKLNMVAVDQVHPLLSDLYASLNKLTILPPDFEGKTKMMEWLGRLSKMGAADELTEQQARQLHFDLDSSYNSFMAALPTAGT
- the LOC127794720 gene encoding F-box protein SKIP27-like, yielding FPSSEQPSIQSPISRHPIISPCQIRVLCGVDHDDLKQLFHVSKTIREATLIAKQWHFAYSTPAKTSAFRNSIDLEDTGDIEAPNAPKQFRK